The following DNA comes from Deltaproteobacteria bacterium.
CGGCCGTGTCGTAGTGGTCCGCCTGGAAGTACTGCGACGCGCCGACCTTCACCTTGTCCAGACCCTCGGTGGCCTCCACGGTCTTCGACTTCCTGAGGTACTTGATGAAGGCCGGGATGGCCACCGCAGCCAGGATGCCGATGATCGCGACCACGATCATGAGCTCGATCAGCGTGAAGCCGCCCGTCTTGCGATTCTTCAGTCTGCTCAACATCGTCTGCTCTCCTCCTTGCACTTCGTCGAGAGATTCTGCGCTGAGCCCTCGGCACTCGCCGTGGCTCGTTCCGTTCGATGCGGACGCAGGTTGCTTAAGCAATTGCCTTGCCAAGACTCGAGCTGCGCGCCGATCGGTCAAGGCCCGGCGGCCACGGAAGAAAGCGTGATGCGGGATCCGCACGCGCTCGGACGAGACGCGCTCCAGGGACAAGTTTTGTCAGGTGGGCCGACAAATTCCGTCGGCGCGGCGTTCTCTGGGGTCAGGGACGGCTTTCGGCTCCGGGCTTCTCCATGCCGAACTTGGCCAGCCGGTAGCGCAGGGAGCGCAGGCTGATGCCGAGCAGCCGGGCCGCCTCGGTGCGGTTCCCGTCGGTGCGGTCGAGCGCCTGGAGCACGAGCACGCGCTCGATCTCCGTCATGTGCATGTCGAGATCCAGGCCGGCCTCCGGCAGCGCCGCCGGTGATCCCGCAGCCGGCAGGGTTGGCCGTTGGCGCAGCTCGGGGAGCGCCGACGCATCCAGTTGATCGCCCGGGCTGAGAGTCACCGCGCGCTCGATCATGTTCTCGAGTTCGCGCACGTTGCCAGGGTAGTGGTAGCTGCAGAGGAGCGAGAGCGCCTCGGGGGTCACGCCGCGGATGGCGCGCCCTTGCGCCGCCGCGAACTTCCGCACGAAATGCTCCACGAGCAGCGGGACGTCGGCCCGTCGCTCGCGCAGCGGCGGTAGGCAGACCGGGATCACGTTCAGGCGGTAGAAGAGATCCGAGCGGAAGCGCCCAGCGGCCACCTCTTCGTCGAGGTTCCGGTTCGTGGCAGCGACGATCCGGACGTCTACCGGGAGCTCGCTGACGCCGCCCACCGGCTTGATCGTGCGCTCCTGCAGCGTGCGCAAGAGCTTCACCTGCATGGCGGGGCTGAGCTCCGCGATCTCGTCGAGGAAGAGGGTCCCGTGGTTTGCGGTGGCGAAGAGCCCCTCCTTCGTGCTCGTGGCCCCGGTGAAGGCCCCCCGCACGTGCCCGAAGAGCTCGCTCTCGAGCAGGGCGTCCGGGATGGCACCGCAGTTCACCGCCACGAATGGGCCCTCGGCGCGGTCGGAGTGGGCGTGGATCGCGCGTGCGGCGAGCTCCTTGCCCGTGCCGGATTCGCCCATGATGAGCACGCTGGTCTTCGTTACCGCCACCTTCCGGATCAGCTCGAAGACCTGCTGGATCCCCGACGACCGCCCGACGAGGCTGCCGAGGTGGAAGCGATCGCTGAGCTGCGCCCGCAGGGTAACGTTGTCGCGGACGAGAGCCCGCTTCTCGAGGGCGCGCTCGACGGTGACGAGGATCTCGTCCACCTTGAACGGCTTGGTGAGGTAGTCGTACGCGCCCTGCTTCATGGCGGCGATGGCGGTCTCCGCCGTGGCGAAGGCCGTGACCATCACGACCTCCGTCTCGGGGTGCAGGCGTTTCGTCGCCGCCAGGACCTCGAGGCCCCCCACCTTGGGCATGTTGAGATCCGTGATCACGAGGTCGAACTCCTCGGTGGTCAGGATCTCGCAGCCAAGCTCGCCGCCGTCGGCGGTGCGGACCTGATACGCGTTGCGCTTGAGCAGGATCTCGAGAAACTCCCGCATCGAGCGCTCGTCTTCGACTACCAGGATCTTCGCCTTGTGCGCCACGGCGGCATTGTAGCAGAAGGGGGTCAGGGTGCCGACCGGAGCTCGAGCGGAATCCGCTCCCCGCGCTCCACGGCGGCGGCTGTCACTTCGAAAGAGATCCGGCCGGCCGGCCAGACGAGGACCGCAGGCCCGACCGCACGCGTACGGTCGGATCCAGATCCGGGGCCGAACGCCGCCTCCCGCGTGGTCGGGTACGGCAGCCGGAACACCGCGCCTCCTTCGGAGCCCACGCGACGGCGATCCCGGAAGAGGAAAGGTCGGCCTCGGTTCGTGAGGAGCGGCAGCCGCAGCTCGACAGGCGTGCTCGGCGGCAGTCGGGCCTCGACGAGGGCACCCCGCACGCGGCGAAAGACCATGGTGCGTCCGGGGCGCAGGTTGCCGTGGCTCTCCCAGACGTGCTGCGCGAACCCGAGCGCCGGCACCCAGCGGCTTGCGAGCCAGGCTCCCGACCCGTAGTCGAGGTGGAGGCGGGAGGCCACGGCGCGCTGGAACTCGATGATCGGCAGCAGCTCCGAGGCAGTGCGGCCGATGAGGTCCCGCTGGCGCGCGAAGCTTCGCAGGGGGAGATCCTGGGTCAGGATCCACCCCACGCGGCGGCGTCCGAGGAGCGCCTCGGCCTCGCGCGTATCCGCGGTCAAGTAGAAGACGAGGGCGTCGCGGTTGGCCGGCCAGGTGGTCGGCTCGATGAGCGTGCTCCCCACCACCGGAAGGCCGCTGAGGTGGGCGACCGGCTGACCGGCGCTGAGCGGGACCATGACCCCCATCGGTAGCGGGTCGGCACGGTGCTGGGTCCGAAGCCAGCGGGCCGCGCGATCGCGACCACGGTGCGCCGGCCCGGGCAGGTGCTGCCCGTGCGCGAGGTAGTCGACCACCGGCCAGAGCAGACAGAGGCCGCCGAGCAGGACGACCCAGGGGAGGGCGTGGAGCAGCGAGGGGCGCGCGTGTCCGCGGGCGCGCTCGGTGCATCGCACGGCCACGCGCTCGAGCGCGAGCGCAGCCAGAGGGGCGACGAAGATCCAGGCCAGGGGCAAAAAGCGGATCTGGAGCAGCCCCACCACGAGCAACGGCGCACCGCAGGCCGCCAGGAACCCGCGCGCCTCGAGCCCCTGCGGCGCACGCACGGCGAAGGGCAGGAGGAAGGGGACGACGAAGACGAGGTACGTGCCGAGCAGTGGGATCTGCGGCCAGGGGAGCTCGAAGAGGGGCCGCTGTTCGCGCACCAGGCTCCAGAGCCCGCTCCGTTGACCGAAGGCCCAGGCCTCGACGACGGCGGCGCGCACCGGGGGAAGGAGCAGCACGAGCGCGCCCACGAGAGCGGCGAGCCCCGACGCGACCAGCGCGTCCTTCGCGGTCGAGAGCCGGGGCCCGTTCCGGCGTCGAACGAGCGAGATCCCGAAGCTGGCCACCAGTAGCGCCGCAAGGATCACGACGTGCGTGCGCGAGGGGGCATAGAAAACCCAGCCGTGGGCGGCGTGATGGCCGAAGGCCAGCGGCAGGAGGAGTGAAAGCGTCGACGAGAGCGCCCCGGCCAGGATCCTTCCGGGTCGCGGATCGCCGGGGCGCAGGATCTGCTCGGCCAGAAGCACTCCGGCGAGCAGCGCCACGGGGAAGAAGGCGCTCGGCCAGAGCCAGAAGCTCGCCCCGAGGAGCGCGCCCGCCGCCGCGCCGCGTGCGTAATGGCCCGCCGCGGTGCTCGCCCGCCGGGCACCGAGGAGGAGCAGCGCAGCCGCACCGATGAGGAGCGGCTCGGCCACGTGGTGGTCGAGTCGCCCCGCACGCGTGTACTCGATGTGGATCGGCGACAGCGCCAGGAAGAGCCCCCCGAGGCCGGCCCACGGGCGGCTCGCCCCTCCCCGTCGAGCGAGGGCGTAGGCGAGGAGCGCCGTCGCGGCCCCGAGGAGCACGACGATCCCCGTACCCACGAGGGGCAGCGTGGGGCTATCGGGACCCACCCCGCCCGCTCGCGCGAGGAGGGCGACCAGGTAGTCGAAGCCGGGCGGCCAGTGGAGCGCGTAGCCCTCCGGATGGGCGATCAGCGGATCGTGGCGCGGCGGCAAGGAGGGCAGGTGCCGAAGGGCGATCCCGATCCGTCGCGCGTGATAGTAGTCGTCCGGGTCGATGAGGCTGAAGTGCTCCGGCGGTCCGAGCGCCGGAAAGCCCACGCAGCGGACGGCCACGGCGAGCAGGAAGACCCCGGTGAGTCCGGCGACCGTCCCGACGAGCCGCGGCAGCATCCGCGGCCCGGGAGCCCCTGTCTCGAGCTCGGTCACGGGGGGGTCCCGCGCGCGTCCCGGCGGGCCCGAGTCGCCAGGTCGGCTGCCGTGCGCGGACAGCGCGGAAGCGAGAGGCAGCGCTGGAGGTGCGTCAGCGCCGAGGAGGCATCGCCTCGCTCGAGCGCGAGCAAGCCGAGTTCGTGCTCCGCGGAGGCGTGACGGGGATCCAGGGCGAGGGCGCGCCGCTGCGCTGCCCCGGCCTCGCGGAGGAGGGCCCCGGGGTCGCCGCCTCCCACGCGCGGGCCTCCCGGGCTGGCGCGCAGGCGCAGCAGGCGGCCGTGGTTGACCCAGGTGGTCGGTAGATTCGGGGCCCGCGCCAGCGAGCGGCGCAGGAGCCGGTCCGCCAGCTCGAGCTCTCCTTGCTCGAGCGCGAGGGCGCCGAGCGCGCCGTTGGCTACCGGGTGATCCGCGTCGTGCGCGAGCACGCCGCGCCAGAGCGCGACGTCGTCGCGCCACGTCTCGAGATAACGGTGCGTACCGAACGCGAAGAGAGGGAGGAGCAGGATCGGTGCGAGCGCCACGGCGCGAACACGACGGACCAGCCAGGAGACCCCGCAGCCGCCGAGGAGGGCGGCGAAGGCGAGGGGAAGGTAGAGGAAGCGGTCCGCTCGGAGCTGGCTCACGGGGAGGATCCCCGAGGTCGGCAGCAGGGCGAGGAGAAAACAGCCGAGGAGCCCGAGCGGCAGGGCCAGAGGCGGGCGGATGCGGAAGCGAACGGCAAGAGCCACGCCGAGCCCCCCGAGCAGCACGCTCCCCCAGGTGAAGGGATCCAGCAGCGCCGAAGCGGGCCAGAGTGTGTAGACGGGGGAGAGCTCGATGGGCCCGACGATCTGAGACACCGCGTGCAAGGGGCTCCCCGCCGCTCGAAGAAGCCGTTCGCCGAGCCCGAGATCGTGGAGCCCGATGACCCCGCTTCTTCGTCCGACGACGACGGCGAAGGTCAGGGCTGCGGCGCTCGCGAGGGCGATGAGGAGGAGCGCGCCGGCGACGCGCCGGTCTCGGAAAAGGCGAGGGCGTAGGCTGAAGGCCAGCCACGGACAGAGAACCGCCACGATGACCCCCGGGCCCTTGCTTGCCAGGGCGGCCAGCGCCGCGAGGAGCGAGACGCCGAGCCAGAGGGTCCCTCGACGCCCGGGGCGCCGGTGATACGCGGCGAGCGCCGCCAGGGCGGCGAGCACGAACAGCGCGCACAGGAGGTCCTTGCGACCCGTCACCCAGGCCACCGGCTCCACGGTGAGCGGATGGACGCCGAAGAACGCGGCGCTCCCCACCGCCGCGAGAGGGGAGAGGCCGAGGAGGCGGCCGAGCAGCGCCAGCAGCGCGACGGTTGCGAGGTGGAGCAGCAGATTCGTGCGATGGAAAGGGGCTGCCGGCAGCTCAGGACCTGCCGCCGCTGCATCCATGGCGTAGCTCAGGTCGCGAAGCGGGAAGTACTCCCAGAACCGCCCCTCGAGCGCGCGCCTCGGCGAGAGCAGGGCTCGCCACGCCCCCGCCTCGCCGGCGGCCACCGCGCGCACCTCTGCCCGATCGGTCACATAGATCGGATCATCCCACTTGAGAAAACGGAAGCCGCTCACGCGCGCGAAGAGAAGGCCCGTCGCCGCGAGGAGGAGCGCGAGTGCGAGCCACCACCCGGCGCCGCGTCCGCTACGCGTCGGCGGCCGCCCGACCTGCTCCTCCCGCGGATCCCCTGGGCTCACGTCGCATCCTTCGCGGCGACGTGTTACCTTCGTCGCCTGCACCCTCGCCCATGTCTAGCGCGCCCGATAGCCGCACCGGCTCGTTGTCGAAGGGCGAGCGACGTTTCGCCCGCCTGCTCGTCCCGGCCGCGCTGCTCGTCGGGGCAGCCCTGCCACTCGGGCTGGTCTTCCACGCGCGCGCCGCCAACGGAGTGCACGGTTTTCCGCTCGACGACCCGTGGATCCACCTGACCTACGCTCGCACCCTACACCAGCACCGGAGCTTCGCCTACTTCCCCGGGGATCCCGCGACCGCCGGATCCACGGCGCCGCTCTATACCCTGCTCCTCGCGGCAGGCTTCGGCGCGACGAGCGACGAGAAGCTGCTGAGCTACGCGCTAGGGATCGCCTTCCACCTCGGGTTCTTGATCCTCTTCGCCCGCTGGGCCTCGCGCAGCCTCGGTAGCGCCGCGTGGGCGCTGGGCGCGCTGCTCCTGGTCGCGCTCGACCGTCGTGTCGGCATCCTGACCGTCTCGGGGATGGAGACCTCGCTCTTCTTGCTGCTCGTGGCCTGGGCCTTCTGCGCGCGCCAGGCGCCTCGTGGCTGGAGCTGGGGGCTCGCGGTGGGACTCGCGGTCTGGGTGCGACCGGACGGGCTGGTGCTCGCGCTCGGGTTCGGCCTGCGCGACCTTTTCGCCTGGCTGCGCCGGCCGGCGGACACGGTCTTCGACGCGCGCTCGCGGCTCCTGCCCTGGGTCCCCCTCTCTCTGCTGGTGATCGGTTACGGCCTCTTCAACTTCAGTCTCGGTCGCGAGCTCCTGCCCAACACCTTCGCCGCGAAGACGGCGCTCTACGCGGCGAAGTCGAGGGGCGAGTTCGTCACCGGCCAACTCCAGAGCTTCCTTCTGGGACACGGGTGGCTGCTGCTGATGCCCTTCGCGCTCGTCGCAGGGGCGGTCACCGGCGGCCAGCTCCTCGGGCGCCGCGAGGCCCCGCTGGCCGACGAAGCTGCCTTCGGCCTCGGGCTTCCGCTCGCCTATCTCGCGCTGCTCCCCTTCGCCCACCGCTTCGAGCGCTACCTCGTGCCCGCCTTGCCCGCGCTGGCCATCCTGAGCCTCGGCGGGCTGCGACAGGCGCTGGCCTGGGTGCGTCGGCGCGCCCCCGCCCTCGCCGGTCGGGCGCTCCCGGTCAGCCTCGGTGCCGTGCTGGTCGTGGCCTGCGTCCTCCATGCGCAGGGAGTGGCGCTCGCGGTCACCGAGTACCGCTACTACTGCCACTATCACTATCAACGGCACGAACGGACGGGGCGATGGATCGCCGCGCACACGCCCCCGGGAGCCGTAGTCGCCGCGCACGACGTCGGCGCCGTCGGCTACTACTCCCAGCGACGCATCGTGGACCTGGCGGGCCTCGTCTCGCCGGAGATCGTGCGCCACATGGGCAAACCGGACTACTTCGAACAGCTCCACCGCATCTTCGGGCGAGAGAAGGTGACGCACCTCGCGCTCCTCCGGAGCTGGCTCGAGCTCGACAACGTCGAACCGCTCTTCGTCGCGCACCCCGTTCCCGAGGTGATGGAGGTCTACGCCTGGGCGCCCCCGCGGGCGCACCTCGTGCCACCGCACGTGACTGCGGAACGCAACCTCGCCGCGTACGAGCTCAGCTCCGGGCGCGTCGCCGTGGGTCACGAGCGCCTGAAGCGACTCGCACGTGAGGATCCGCAGAGCGCTCGCACCTGGATGCTCCTGGCGGAGGCGAGTCTCCGGCGCGGCGACCGCCCCGCGGGCCGCAAGGCGCTCGACCGCGTGCTCCGGCTGAACCCCGACCACCCCGTCGCCCGCGCCTGGGTTGCGCGTCTGGCCCGGGGAGCGACCTGACCATGCACACGCCCCCAGACCCCGCTTTCTCGCCCCGTCGACGCCTCGCCGTGCTGCTGGCGGCCCTCGTGCTCACGGCCCTCAGCTACGCCCGCTCGCTCGAGGGTACCTTCATCTGGGACGACGTCGCGCTGGTCGTGCAAAACCGCTATATCAAGAATACTCGCTATATCGGTCGCAACCTCTCGTCCACCTTCTGGGACGTGGGCATGGTCTCGACCGACCTCGACACGCGCTCGAAGACCAACATCTACTATCGGCCGCTCGTCACGCTGACCTACATGGCGGACTACTGGCTCTACGGTCTCAAGCCGTGGGGTTACCACCTGACCAACCTGCTCGCCCACCTGGTCGCCGTGGGGCTGGCCTTCCTGCTCGTGCGGCGCCTCTTTCCGGCCGACCCCCTGGCGGCGACCGCGGCGCTCCTGGTCTTCGCCCTGCACCCCAGCCGCTCCGAGGCCGTCACCTGGATCTCCGGACGAACCGACGT
Coding sequences within:
- a CDS encoding pilin codes for the protein MLSRLKNRKTGGFTLIELMIVVAIIGILAAVAIPAFIKYLRKSKTVEATEGLDKVKVGASQYFQADHYDTA
- a CDS encoding sigma-54-dependent Fis family transcriptional regulator — encoded protein: MREFLEILLKRNAYQVRTADGGELGCEILTTEEFDLVITDLNMPKVGGLEVLAATKRLHPETEVVMVTAFATAETAIAAMKQGAYDYLTKPFKVDEILVTVERALEKRALVRDNVTLRAQLSDRFHLGSLVGRSSGIQQVFELIRKVAVTKTSVLIMGESGTGKELAARAIHAHSDRAEGPFVAVNCGAIPDALLESELFGHVRGAFTGATSTKEGLFATANHGTLFLDEIAELSPAMQVKLLRTLQERTIKPVGGVSELPVDVRIVAATNRNLDEEVAAGRFRSDLFYRLNVIPVCLPPLRERRADVPLLVEHFVRKFAAAQGRAIRGVTPEALSLLCSYHYPGNVRELENMIERAVTLSPGDQLDASALPELRQRPTLPAAGSPAALPEAGLDLDMHMTEIERVLVLQALDRTDGNRTEAARLLGISLRSLRYRLAKFGMEKPGAESRP
- a CDS encoding tetratricopeptide repeat protein — translated: MSSAPDSRTGSLSKGERRFARLLVPAALLVGAALPLGLVFHARAANGVHGFPLDDPWIHLTYARTLHQHRSFAYFPGDPATAGSTAPLYTLLLAAGFGATSDEKLLSYALGIAFHLGFLILFARWASRSLGSAAWALGALLLVALDRRVGILTVSGMETSLFLLLVAWAFCARQAPRGWSWGLAVGLAVWVRPDGLVLALGFGLRDLFAWLRRPADTVFDARSRLLPWVPLSLLVIGYGLFNFSLGRELLPNTFAAKTALYAAKSRGEFVTGQLQSFLLGHGWLLLMPFALVAGAVTGGQLLGRREAPLADEAAFGLGLPLAYLALLPFAHRFERYLVPALPALAILSLGGLRQALAWVRRRAPALAGRALPVSLGAVLVVACVLHAQGVALAVTEYRYYCHYHYQRHERTGRWIAAHTPPGAVVAAHDVGAVGYYSQRRIVDLAGLVSPEIVRHMGKPDYFEQLHRIFGREKVTHLALLRSWLELDNVEPLFVAHPVPEVMEVYAWAPPRAHLVPPHVTAERNLAAYELSSGRVAVGHERLKRLAREDPQSARTWMLLAEASLRRGDRPAGRKALDRVLRLNPDHPVARAWVARLARGAT